The following are encoded together in the Bacillus sp. NP157 genome:
- a CDS encoding diguanylate cyclase: MPVSEVERLERLHNLAVLDSDAEDFFDALVRVAAEVAGMPISLISLVDRNRQWFKANVGLEGVRETPREYAFCDHVVRSGAAMEVHDARLDPRFAENPFVTGDPNIRAYTGVPLTLSDGTHLGSLCVIDREPHELRPDQMRVLRNLAAAASMALEQRGALIHQREVARAEARRAKQLERALDERQQFLQRTSRVAGVGGWEFDLKSQKLRWTEQTCRIHDLPPGFEPSLDEALQFFTPEVQLALADAMGLAQSEGTPWDMTIPMTTATGRPIWMRAVGEVERENGEAVRLAGAVQDVTERKTATLALEASERRYRKLFQYSLGLICTHDLHGDVLSVNPAAAASLGYDIGEMLGRNFKHFMLPSRHALLDAYLERIQAVRIDMGVLELVAADGSLRYWRYQNVLDEDADDPYILGHAQDVTEQRRYESTLLEWSTRDPLTHAMNRRYLARMDERARDRAAWGCIVADLDHFKTINDTHGHARGDEILVAVAQHLRDSSGPDDVVVRMGGDEFLLVVEHAGDLGKVLARVEEGMRGMDWSLSLGSAVSRSGDTVDDVIARADDELYAHRAVARHARR, from the coding sequence ATGCCCGTTAGCGAGGTTGAGCGCCTGGAGCGCTTGCACAACCTGGCCGTGCTCGACTCGGACGCCGAAGACTTTTTCGACGCCCTGGTGCGGGTCGCCGCCGAAGTGGCTGGTATGCCGATTTCGCTTATCAGCCTCGTCGACCGCAACAGGCAATGGTTCAAGGCCAACGTCGGCCTCGAAGGCGTCAGGGAAACGCCTCGCGAATACGCCTTCTGCGACCACGTGGTTCGCTCCGGCGCCGCCATGGAAGTGCACGACGCCAGGCTGGATCCACGGTTTGCCGAGAACCCGTTCGTCACCGGCGATCCCAACATCCGTGCCTACACCGGCGTGCCATTGACCCTCAGCGATGGCACGCACCTCGGCTCCCTCTGCGTCATCGACCGCGAGCCGCACGAGCTGCGGCCCGACCAGATGCGCGTGCTGCGCAACCTCGCCGCCGCGGCGTCGATGGCGCTGGAGCAGCGCGGCGCGTTGATCCACCAGCGCGAAGTGGCCCGGGCCGAAGCCCGGCGCGCGAAGCAACTGGAGCGAGCACTCGACGAACGCCAGCAGTTCCTGCAGCGGACCAGTCGCGTCGCCGGCGTGGGTGGTTGGGAATTCGACCTGAAGAGCCAGAAGCTGCGCTGGACTGAACAGACCTGTCGCATCCACGACCTGCCGCCCGGCTTCGAGCCGTCGCTCGACGAGGCGCTGCAATTCTTCACGCCGGAAGTGCAGCTTGCGCTCGCGGATGCCATGGGCCTCGCGCAGTCCGAAGGCACGCCGTGGGACATGACCATCCCGATGACGACGGCCACCGGCCGGCCTATCTGGATGCGCGCCGTGGGCGAGGTGGAGCGGGAGAACGGCGAAGCGGTCCGGCTGGCTGGCGCCGTGCAGGATGTCACCGAGCGCAAGACGGCGACGCTGGCGCTGGAAGCCAGCGAACGGCGTTATCGCAAACTCTTCCAGTATTCACTCGGCCTGATCTGCACGCATGACCTGCATGGCGACGTGCTGTCGGTAAACCCCGCCGCTGCCGCTTCGCTCGGCTACGACATCGGCGAGATGCTCGGCCGCAACTTCAAGCATTTCATGTTGCCTTCGCGGCATGCATTGCTGGATGCATACCTCGAACGCATCCAGGCTGTCCGTATCGACATGGGCGTGCTCGAGCTGGTCGCGGCGGATGGTTCGCTGCGCTACTGGCGCTACCAGAACGTCCTGGACGAAGACGCCGACGATCCCTACATCCTCGGACACGCGCAGGACGTCACGGAACAGCGTCGGTATGAAAGCACCCTGCTCGAATGGTCGACCCGCGATCCACTCACCCATGCGATGAACCGGCGCTACCTCGCGCGCATGGACGAACGGGCGCGCGACCGTGCCGCATGGGGCTGCATCGTCGCCGACCTCGATCATTTCAAGACGATCAACGATACCCACGGGCATGCCCGTGGCGACGAGATCCTCGTGGCTGTCGCGCAGCACCTGCGCGACAGCAGCGGCCCGGACGATGTCGTGGTCCGGATGGGTGGCGACGAATTCCTGCTGGTGGTCGAGCACGCAGGCGATCTCGGCAAGGTGCTTGCGCGGGTCGAAGAAGGTATGCGCGGCATGGACTGGTCGCTTAGCCTTGGCAGCGCGGTGTCGCGCTCGGGCGACACCGTCGACGACGTCATCGCACGCGCCGACGACGAACTCTACGCACATCGCGCTGTTGCGCGACACGCACGTCGCTAG
- a CDS encoding RidA family protein: MSKRDAVFPAGRQALYDTNKYSAAIRSGDFLFVSGQVGSREDGSAEPDFGKQVQLAFDNLNAVLAAAGCTFDDVVDVTTFHTDPANQWPVMDAVRSRMIGEPPYSNWTAVGVTWLYGFDFEIKVIARIPDGASR, encoded by the coding sequence ATGTCCAAGCGTGACGCCGTTTTCCCCGCCGGCCGCCAGGCCCTCTACGACACCAACAAGTATTCCGCCGCCATCCGCTCCGGCGACTTCCTGTTCGTCTCCGGACAGGTCGGCAGCCGCGAGGATGGCTCGGCCGAGCCCGATTTCGGCAAGCAGGTCCAGCTTGCCTTCGACAACCTCAACGCCGTGCTCGCCGCGGCAGGCTGCACCTTCGATGACGTCGTCGACGTCACCACCTTCCACACGGATCCGGCAAACCAGTGGCCCGTGATGGACGCCGTGCGCAGCCGGATGATCGGTGAGCCGCCGTATTCGAACTGGACGGCCGTCGGCGTCACCTGGCTGTACGGCTTTGATTTCGAGATCAAGGTGATCGCCCGGATCCCCGACGGCGCGTCTCGCTAA
- a CDS encoding TetR/AcrR family transcriptional regulator codes for MPTKRQAQMEETRTKLIQAARKAFATKGYAASSMDDFTAEAGLTRGALYHNFGDKKGVLQAVIGQIDGELAERLRLARDPARSDWEALLDEGVGYIGMALEPEVQRIMLLDGPSVLGDPSQWPSQNACLQTTTQILRTLIAEGVVKPVDAEAAARLINGAAMNAALWIAAADEPKRVYDAAVEAFIALASGLLQVPGHGEGAGA; via the coding sequence ATGCCCACCAAACGCCAGGCGCAGATGGAAGAAACCCGCACCAAGCTCATCCAGGCCGCCCGCAAGGCGTTCGCCACCAAGGGCTACGCCGCATCGTCGATGGACGATTTCACCGCCGAGGCCGGCCTCACCCGTGGCGCGCTGTACCACAACTTCGGCGACAAGAAGGGCGTGCTACAGGCGGTGATCGGGCAGATCGACGGTGAGCTCGCCGAGCGCCTGCGCCTGGCGCGAGACCCTGCCCGCTCCGATTGGGAAGCGCTGCTCGACGAGGGCGTGGGTTACATCGGCATGGCACTGGAACCGGAAGTGCAGCGGATCATGCTGCTCGACGGCCCCTCCGTCCTCGGCGACCCGTCGCAGTGGCCAAGCCAGAACGCCTGCCTGCAGACGACCACGCAGATCCTGCGAACCTTGATCGCCGAAGGCGTGGTGAAACCCGTCGACGCCGAAGCCGCGGCGCGGCTGATCAATGGCGCGGCCATGAACGCGGCGCTGTGGATCGCGGCGGCGGACGAACCGAAGCGTGTGTACGACGCGGCGGTGGAAGCTTTCATCGCCCTTGCGTCCGGCTTGTTGCAGGTGCCGGGGCACGGCGAAGGAGCGGGCGCATGA
- a CDS encoding 3',5'-cyclic-nucleotide phosphodiesterase, with the protein MKRWFAAAMFAFGVAMTGMSSASAADGPAFELVALGVGGGVGTDDLSAYLLRAHGDTHFLALDAGTLVTGIDKARAQGSLAGSTGGILHDSISAYFISHGHLDHVAGLLIASPEDHGNKPIYGLASTLDVLSRDYFNWETWPNLADRGKPPALGWYHLVDEAPGQWFPVQGTLMTAQVWPLSHDSVVSSMLLLRAGDVYYAYFGDTGPDALSKGKHDLADAWSTLAPLVRRHALKGIQIETSFPNDVADAKLFGHLTPAWLQRELQVLANASGGRDALRGLPVVVDHIKPSLEPGRDTRALVGAQLATGNTLGVHFILPSQGERIALP; encoded by the coding sequence ATGAAACGCTGGTTCGCCGCTGCGATGTTCGCGTTTGGCGTGGCGATGACTGGCATGTCGTCGGCAAGCGCCGCGGACGGTCCGGCGTTCGAGCTCGTCGCACTCGGCGTCGGTGGCGGCGTCGGCACCGACGATCTCTCGGCCTACCTGCTACGCGCCCATGGCGACACGCACTTCCTCGCACTGGATGCGGGGACGCTGGTTACCGGCATCGACAAGGCGCGCGCCCAGGGATCGCTGGCGGGTAGCACCGGCGGGATCCTGCACGACAGCATCAGTGCCTACTTCATCAGCCATGGCCACCTGGACCACGTCGCGGGCCTGCTCATCGCGTCGCCCGAAGACCATGGCAACAAGCCGATCTATGGCCTGGCCTCCACGCTCGACGTGCTCAGCCGCGACTATTTCAACTGGGAGACGTGGCCCAACCTCGCCGACCGCGGCAAGCCACCCGCGCTCGGCTGGTACCACCTCGTCGACGAAGCGCCCGGGCAGTGGTTTCCCGTGCAGGGCACCTTGATGACGGCGCAGGTCTGGCCGCTGAGCCACGATAGCGTGGTCTCGTCGATGCTCCTTCTCCGTGCCGGCGATGTCTACTACGCGTACTTCGGCGATACCGGTCCGGATGCGCTGTCGAAGGGCAAGCACGACCTGGCCGACGCCTGGAGCACACTTGCACCGCTGGTCCGTCGCCACGCGCTGAAGGGCATCCAGATCGAAACGTCGTTTCCGAACGACGTTGCCGACGCAAAGCTGTTCGGTCACCTGACGCCGGCGTGGCTCCAGCGTGAGTTGCAGGTGCTGGCCAATGCCAGCGGCGGCCGTGACGCACTGCGCGGCCTGCCCGTGGTCGTCGATCACATCAAGCCCAGTCTGGAACCGGGCCGCGACACCCGCGCCCTGGTCGGCGCACAACTCGCCACCGGCAACACGCTGGGTGTCCATTTCATCCTGCCCAGCCAGGGAGAACGGATCGCCCTGCCATGA
- a CDS encoding TetR/AcrR family transcriptional regulator: protein MSTQQKLIDSARFLIQTRGYNGFSYADVAEEVQVRKASIHHHFPAKADLARAVVEESRMGIVEHTRGLADGSFDPTEQLRFYIGYWEKCIADDTAPFCVAGMLATELPTLPADLAGHVRAHFRDLSAWLEIVMTRGAALGQFHVHGSPREEAEAFMSTIYGAMLTARAFGDAGRFATIAEGALAKLVRQPR from the coding sequence ATGAGCACGCAGCAGAAACTGATCGATTCGGCCCGCTTCCTGATCCAGACCCGCGGATATAACGGCTTCAGCTATGCCGACGTGGCCGAGGAAGTCCAGGTCCGCAAGGCGAGCATCCATCACCACTTCCCGGCCAAGGCGGACCTCGCCAGGGCGGTGGTGGAGGAATCGCGGATGGGCATCGTCGAGCACACCAGGGGGCTCGCCGACGGCAGCTTCGACCCGACCGAACAGCTGCGCTTCTACATCGGTTATTGGGAGAAGTGCATCGCCGACGACACGGCGCCGTTCTGCGTCGCCGGCATGCTGGCGACGGAACTCCCCACCCTGCCCGCCGACCTCGCCGGGCACGTGCGCGCGCACTTCCGCGACCTCTCGGCGTGGCTCGAGATCGTGATGACCCGTGGCGCGGCGCTCGGCCAGTTCCACGTGCATGGCTCACCGCGCGAGGAAGCGGAAGCCTTCATGTCGACCATCTATGGCGCGATGCTGACGGCCCGCGCGTTCGGCGATGCAGGTCGGTTCGCGACGATCGCCGAAGGCGCGCTGGCGAAACTGGTCCGCCAGCCGCGCTGA
- the cyoD gene encoding cytochrome o ubiquinol oxidase subunit IV, with protein MTASATTIKRHGSARSLAVGSTLSIVLTAIPFWLVMAGVLHSPSATIATIFAFALAQIVVHVACFLHVDAKSEDGWTLLSFLFTAIIVVITIVGSVWVMYHMDANMMPG; from the coding sequence GTGACCGCTTCCGCCACGACAATCAAGCGCCACGGCAGCGCACGCAGCCTCGCGGTCGGTTCGACGCTGTCCATCGTGCTGACGGCCATCCCGTTCTGGCTGGTCATGGCCGGCGTGCTGCACAGCCCCAGTGCGACGATCGCAACGATCTTCGCCTTCGCGCTCGCCCAGATCGTGGTCCACGTGGCGTGCTTCCTGCACGTGGATGCAAAAAGCGAAGACGGCTGGACGCTGCTCTCGTTCCTGTTCACGGCGATCATCGTGGTGATCACCATCGTCGGGTCGGTCTGGGTGATGTACCACATGGACGCGAACATGATGCCGGGCTAA
- the cyoC gene encoding cytochrome o ubiquinol oxidase subunit III encodes MTLSTTAPAPVRTWHGQADEHAAGGATSIGFWIYLMSDALIFASLFAVYGVLSRNYAGGPGPKQLFDLTLVAVNTGLLLASSITFGIAMLAMDAGRQRATMAWLAVTGVLGAVFLGVELHEFASLLAEGAGPDRSAFLSSFFTLVGTHGAHVAFGLLWLVVLLVQVGKRGLVEDNRRRLMCLSMFWHFLDIVWIGVFTFVYLLGVIR; translated from the coding sequence ATGACGCTATCTACCACCGCACCGGCGCCGGTACGCACCTGGCATGGCCAGGCCGACGAGCACGCCGCCGGCGGCGCGACATCGATCGGCTTCTGGATCTACCTGATGAGCGACGCGCTCATCTTCGCCTCGCTCTTCGCGGTGTACGGCGTGTTGAGTCGCAACTATGCCGGCGGCCCAGGCCCGAAGCAGTTGTTCGACCTCACCCTCGTCGCGGTCAATACCGGGCTGTTGCTGGCCTCGTCGATCACCTTCGGCATCGCGATGCTGGCGATGGATGCGGGACGGCAGCGCGCGACGATGGCGTGGCTGGCCGTTACCGGCGTGCTCGGTGCGGTGTTCCTCGGCGTTGAGTTGCACGAGTTCGCCAGCCTGCTCGCCGAAGGCGCGGGCCCGGATCGCAGCGCCTTCCTCTCCAGCTTCTTCACCCTGGTCGGCACGCACGGGGCGCACGTCGCCTTCGGCTTGCTCTGGCTGGTGGTGTTGCTGGTGCAGGTGGGCAAACGCGGACTCGTCGAAGACAACCGTCGCCGGCTGATGTGCCTGTCGATGTTCTGGCACTTCCTCGACATCGTATGGATCGGCGTCTTTACCTTCGTCTACCTGCTGGGAGTCATCCGGTGA